The window ATATAAACTAGGAAAAATAATAATAGGTGGTAATATCAATGCAAGAAGATAAGAAAATGCAACATTTTGCACATGTAACACAAGCACATCCTTGCTTTAATGAAAAAATACATGATAAAGTAGGAAGAATACACATACCAATAGCACCAAAATGTAACATACAATGCGGATTTTGTACAAGAAAAATAACAGACAAAGAAAATAGACCTGGAGTAGCTTCATGCATAATGTCAGTAGATGAAGCAATAGAACATATAAGAAAAACAACCAGTCAAATGCCAATAAGTGTAGTAGGAGTAGCAGGACCAGGAGATGCACTAGATAATCCAGAAACATTAGTATTATTTAAAAAAGTACGAGAAGAATTTCCAGACCTAATACTATGTATGAGTACAAATGGACTACTAGCAGCAGACTATGCACAACAAATAGCAGATGTAGGAGTTAAAACTGTAACAATCACAATAAATGCAGTAGATCCAACTATAGGTGCTGAAATTTATGATGATATAGAATATGATGGAAAAGTATATCATGGAATAGAAGGTGCTAAATTACTTCTTGATCATCAACTAAAAGCAGTAGAAAAACTATCAGATCTTGGTGTAGTAGTTAAAGTAAATAGTGTGGTAATACCAGGTGTAAATGATGAACATATTGTTGAAATTGCAAAAACAGTAAAAGCAAAAGGTGCATCAATAATGAATGTTTTACCACTAATACCATTAAATAAATTTAAAGATGTTAAAAAGCCAGGATGTGGAGAACTAAGTACAATAAGAAAACAAGTAGAAGAATACTTACCAGTTTTCCGTGCATGTAGTCAATGTCGTGCTGATGCATTTGGAATACCTGGTGTTAAAGATCAAGACTTCTCACTTGAAATGGTTCCAAATAGTCATTACTAAAAGCTAGAAAATATTTTGACTTTCAAAAATAATAAAAACTTAATCTCCCAAACCTCTTTTTTTTAAATTAATTTAAATTCTTAAATTATATATAAAACAATTTATTAAATCATAATTACATTACAAAAAAAAATAAAAATATAGTGAGATGAAAATTAAAATGATTGAAACATTATACTGGAAAGATAATAAACTTTATCTTCTTGATCAAACATTAATACCAATGGAAGTACAATACGTAGAATGCTTAACATACAAAGATGTAATAGATGCAATACAGACTATGAAAGTACGTGGAGCACCAGCAATAGGAGTAGCAGCAGCATATGCAATGGCACTAGCAGAAAATGAGGGAATTGATTTAGATGTTGCAGCAAGAGAAATTAAAAGTTCAAGACCAACAGCAGTAAATCTCTTCTGGGCAGTAGATCAAGTACTTAAATCTGTAGATGATGGA of the Methanosphaera cuniculi genome contains:
- a CDS encoding radical SAM protein, which produces MQEDKKMQHFAHVTQAHPCFNEKIHDKVGRIHIPIAPKCNIQCGFCTRKITDKENRPGVASCIMSVDEAIEHIRKTTSQMPISVVGVAGPGDALDNPETLVLFKKVREEFPDLILCMSTNGLLAADYAQQIADVGVKTVTITINAVDPTIGAEIYDDIEYDGKVYHGIEGAKLLLDHQLKAVEKLSDLGVVVKVNSVVIPGVNDEHIVEIAKTVKAKGASIMNVLPLIPLNKFKDVKKPGCGELSTIRKQVEEYLPVFRACSQCRADAFGIPGVKDQDFSLEMVPNSHY